Proteins encoded within one genomic window of Humulus lupulus chromosome 1, drHumLupu1.1, whole genome shotgun sequence:
- the LOC133778392 gene encoding uncharacterized protein LOC133778392, with product MVECRGGFRGVKGLRQGDPISPLLFVLIMEYLTRLLQLGAQQHEFRYHPLCKGLKIINLCFADDLVIFCKANSGSVQVVKQVFEEFCNSTSLKANISKSQVFFGGVSTVVKNQLLQIVQLDEGTFPLKYLGIPMRPTKWKMADCGEILKKIKLRLHTWASRHLSYAGRTQLITSVLLGLCNYWMNIFLLPQSIVKEVDKLCLWFLWGNNGTRSNFHLTSWSSVCLPKRFSRLGFGEGTKWNKAMLAKYIWAINHQPETLWVKWINTVYLKGQSFWQYNLKVDTSWYWRKICMLRDVFTQKDIDAAVRHGRFKVGVLYMNCIQQDPIRYHHFVWNRTSVPKHRFITWQAVNGKLLTRDHLHRVLMQLHSLLCPVCELEIENHEHLFFDCNFSQKIVQQVQRWLGCTWPLNFSDWSRWIENMRRDVIAALVAAIFSAMVYYIWYNRNSCYVNHFSYSVNCIVDMIKKDISYRCNCFTQRKLTGKELVFVRKLSSM from the coding sequence ATGGTAGAATGCAGGGGGGGGTTTAGGGGTGTTAAGGGTCTTCGCCAGGGGGACCCTATATCTCCTTTGCTATTTGTTTTGATTATGGAATATCTTACGAGGTTGCTTCAACTAGGTGCTCAACAACATGAGTTTAGATATCACCCTCTGTGTAAAGGCCTTAAGATCATAAATCTTTGCTTTGCTGATGACTTAGTGATATTTTGCAAAGCTAATAGTGGCTCAGTTCAGGTGGTTAAGCAGGTGTTTGAGGAGTTTTGTAACAGCACTAGTCTGAAGGCTAACATCAGTAAATCTCAAGTGTTTTTTGGAGGGGTTTCGACTGTTGTTAAGAACCAGCTTCTTCAGATAGTTCAGCTTGATGAGGGAACTTTCCCTCTTAAGTATCTGGGGATCCCTATGCGGCCAACTAAATGGAAAATGGCTGACTGTGGTGAGATTCTTAAAAAAATCAAGCTTAGACTTCACACCTGGGCTAGTAGACATTTATCATATGCAGGGCGGACTCAATTGATCACTTCTGTTCTGTTGGGGCTGTGCAATTATTGGATGAACATATTCTTGCTCCCTCAAAGCATTGTCAAAGAAGTAGATAAACTTTGCTTGTGGTTTCTTTGGGGAAATAATGGTACAAGAAGTAATTTTCATCTCACTTCTTGGTCCTCAGTCTGTTTGCCGAAAAGATTTAGCAGGTTAGGTTTCGGTGAAGGAACCAAGTGGAACAAAGCAATGTTAGCCAAATATATCTGGGCTATTAATCATCAACCTGAAACTCTTTGGGTGAAATGGATCAACACAGTGTATTTAAAAGGCCAAAGCTTCTGGCAGTACAATCTTAAGGTGGATACCAGCTGGTATTGGCGCAAAATTTGTATGTTGCGTGATGTGTTTACTCAAAAAGATATTGATGCAGCTGTTAGACATGGGAGATTTAAAGTTGGTGTGTTGTATATGAATTGCATCCAGCAAGACCCGATTAGGTACCATCATTTTGTCTGGAACAGAACTAGTGTGCCTAAGCATAGATTTATCACTTGGCAAGCGGTGAATGGGAAGTTATTAACTCGAGACCATCTGCATAGAGTGCTTATGCAGCTTCATAGCCTCCTCTGCCCAGTATGTGAGCTTGAGATAGAAAATCATGAGCATCTTTTCTTTGACTGCAATTTTTCTCAGAAGATAGTCCAGCAAGTCCAACGATGGCTGGGGTGCACTTGGCCTTTGAATTTCAGTGATTGGTCTCGGTGGATTGAAAATATGAGGAGAGATGTTATAGCTGCGCTTGTGGCGGCTATCTTCTCAGCGATGGTGTATTACATTTGGTATAATCGTAATTCTTGTTATGTTAATCACTTTTCTTATAGTGTCAATTGTATAGTTGATATGATTAAAAAGGACATTAGCTACAGATGTAATTGCTTTACTCAAAGGAAGTTGACAGGCAAAGAGTTGGTTTTTGTGAGGAAATTATCTTCTATGTAA
- the LOC133778398 gene encoding uncharacterized protein LOC133778398: MNKREKQLAILNVLRINKVGIGALLENKLKKEKIDDMMIKLFCGWDYYSSSNSEGRILVLWWKSFTKVQVLFDQHQLVQCSIKITGMPMEYLVTFVYGLNTLEERLELWRGLSSIHVINRPWLIMGDFNAVFNFDERVGGRTISAAELIDSNAWLTHSQLVSIKRIGSNFTWSNKQDGEDRIYSKIDHVFINEDWIDALPHSIAEFHWEAFSDHCYCLIKSLKMGSLVTKPFRFFNFWTTHRGFKEVVLDNWNKPLAARGLLGVTTKILRLKHVLKSFSREEIGDVEQRYHQAKGDYQLALTRAQVAPSDLAAQEAVKSAAIQYQDYADRGYMGSSSSANGSFNVQCMEFGTCLDIELQLRLTRDFGKFDIKKALLSIPSVKSLGPDGIGSEFYKTMWLDIGDSISDAVLGFFRDGKIPEALNETALALVPKTDSPSRVVNYRPIA, encoded by the exons ATGAATAAAAGAGAAAAGCAATTAGCTATTTTGAATGTGTTAAGGATAAATAAAGTGGGAATTGGAGCTTTGTTGGAGAATAAGTTGAAGAAGGAAAAAATTGATGACATGATGATTAAACTGTTTTGTGGTTGGGATTACTACAGCAGTAGTAACTCTGAAGGTCGTATTTTAGTTCTTTGGTGGAAATCATTTACAAAGGTTCAGGTTCTTTTTGATCAACACCAATTGGTTCAATGTTCAATAAAAATCACAGGCATGCCGATGGAGTATTTGGTGACATTTGTCTATGGTCTCAACACTTTAGAAGAGAGATTGGAGTTGTGGAGGGGATTGTCTAGCATACATGTTATAAATAGACCTTGGTTGATTATGGGAGACTTTAATGCTGTTTTTAATTTTGATGAAAGAGTGGGAGGGAGGACTATTAGCGCTGCTGAATTAATTGATTCTAATGCCTGGCTTACCCATTCCCAGCTGGTTTCTATCAAGAGAATTGGTTCAAATTTTACTTGGTCCAATAAACAAGATGGAGAGGATAGGATTTATTCAAAGATAGATCACGTGTTCATTAATGAAGATTGGATTGATGCTCTGCCTCACTCTATTGCAGAATTTCATTGGGAGGCCTTTTCGGATCACTGTTACTGTCTCATAAAATCTCTCAAGATGGGATCGCTGGTCACTAAACCTTTCCGGTTCTTTAATTTCTGGACAACTCATAGAGGATTTAAGGAGGTGGTTCTAGACAATTGGAATAAACCTTTGGCAGCAAGGGGTCTGTTGGGTGTGACTACGAAAATTCTTAGATTAAAGCATGTTTTGAAATCCTTTAGTAGAGAGGAAATTGGAGATGTTGAACAGAGATATCACCAAGCTAAAGGAGACTATCAGCTGGCTCTCACTAGAGCTCAAGTTGCCCCATCTGATTTGGCTGCACAGGAGGCTGTAAAATCAGCAGCTATCCAATATCAAGATTATGCTGATAG AGGCTACATGGGCAGCTCTAGTTCAGCTAATGGTTCATTTAATGTACAGTGTATGGAGTTTGGGACTTGTCTGGATATTGAGTTGCAGCTGCGGTTGACTAGGGACTTTGGGAAATTTGATATTAAGAAGGCTCTCCTAAGCATTCCAAGCGTTAAAAGCCTAGGGCCGGATGGAATTGGGTCTGAATTTTATAAAACAATGTGGCTGGATATTGGGGATAGTATATCAGATGCGGTTCTGGGATTCTTTCGAGATGGCAAAATTcctgaggctctcaatgaaacaGCGCTTGCTTTGGTTCCTAAAACTGATTCACCTAGCCGAGTAGTCAACTACAGGCCCATAGCTTGA
- the LOC133807798 gene encoding BTB/POZ domain-containing protein At3g49900 isoform X2, translated as MKAWKNLGSVDTIYEEEYEFSSSSSSSSLSPTLSSPPTPLHSRVRKWSQAAGRKTEVVIRVRGKCFLLHKDPLRSKSTYLKRQLTDSVSEFTLSPPLNISAETFTLVADFCYGAHLVVTPFNFAALRTAAELLEMTDDNGDGEDNLVQFTDSYFRRVVAVNKEYASIVFRSSLSLLPESETAAFLMKAMQRRFNSHDVVYKIVEQYIRGHNGKMTEDQKSQICSCIDCDKLSPTLLVEAVQNPIMPLRFLVRAMLVEQLNTRHRIISTATTTTTKPFSNNHRRRHSDTPPVTTLGALLQRDAALRQNSQLKASLDATTLRIQSLEEELSGMKKLLRDSHLDRDLAAGGGTRRITDHGQESARSASFHFGAENKVAKGDKPAASSASFRLFSGGEKARATSTSMSSSCKGSNSSSTPRSKKISERLMSGLKKAFWVRSSDIKETKNDVSSINTTNKVDLDMEDRDEDGWNKYSNEIALL; from the exons ATGAAAGCCTGGAAAAATTTAGGATCTGTTGATACAATTTATGAAGAAGAATATGAGttttcctcctcttcttcttcttcttctctttcaccTACTCTTTCTTCTCCTCCTACACCTCTACACTCCAGAGTCCGGAAATG GTCGCAGGCAGCTGGAAGAAAAACAGAAGTGGTGATAAGAGTTCGTGGAAAATGCTTTCTTCTTCACAAG GATCCACTGAGATCGAAAAGTACGTATTTAAAACGGCAACTAACGGATTCCGTTTCGGAATTCACTCTCTCTCCGCCGTTAAACATTTCCGCCGAAACGTTCACCCTGGTAGCGGACTTCTGTTACGGAGCCCATCTCGTGGTAACGCCGTTCAATTTCGCGGCTCTTAGAACTGCTGCTGAGCTATTAGAGATGACGGATGATAACGGTGACGGCGAAGATAACTTGGTGCAGTTTACGGACTCGTATTTTCGTCGAGTTGTCGCCGTTAATAAGGAGTACGCGTCGATAGTTTTCCGTTCATCCTTGTCTCTACTTCCCGAATCCGAAACGGCGGCGTTTCTCATGA AGGCCATGCAACGTCGTTTTAATAGCCACGATGTCGTTTATAAGATTGTGGAGCAATATATCCGG GGACATAATGGGAAGATGACTGAGGACCAAAAATCCCAGATATGCAGCTGCATAGACTGCGACAAACTCTCCCCTACTCTTCTCGTAGAGGCCGTCCAAAACCCCATAATGCCCCTCAGATTCTTGGTCCGAGCCATGTTAGTCGAGCAGCTCAACACACGCCATCGCATAATCTCCACCGCCACGACCACCACCACCAAACCCTTCTCCAACAACCACCGTCGCCGCCACAGTGACACTCCTCCGGTCACCACACTCGGCGCCCTCCTCCAGCGCGACGCGGCGCTACGCCAAAACTCGCAGCTCAAGGCCTCTCTGGACGCCACCACCTTGCGTATCCAATCCCTAGAGGAAGAGCTCAGCGGCATGAAGAAGCTCTTAAGGGATTCTCATCTTGATCGTGACTTGGCTGCCGGCGGCGGCACGAGAAGGATAACCGATCATGGTCAGGAGTCGGCTCGGTCGGCTAGCTTCCATTTTGGCGCCGAAAATAAGGTGGCTAAGGGCGATAAGCCGGCTGCTTCGTCGGCTAGTTTTCGATTATTTAGTGGTGGCGAGAAAGCTAGGGCTACGTCGACATCTATGTCAAGCTCTTGTAAAgggagtaatagtagtagtactccGAGGAGCAAAAAGATTAGTGAAAGGTTGATGAGTGGACTAAAGAAGGCTTTTTGGGTACGTTCAAGTGATATTAAGGAGACCAAGAATGATGTTTCGAGCATTAATACAACGAATAAGGTGGATTTAGACATGGAAGATCGAGATGAAGATGGATGGAATAAATATAGCAATGAGATCGCCTTATTGTGa
- the LOC133807798 gene encoding BTB/POZ domain-containing protein At3g49900 isoform X1 gives MKAWKNLGSVDTIYEEEYEFSSSSSSSSLSPTLSSPPTPLHSRVRKWSQAAGRKTEVVIRVRGKCFLLHKDPLRSKSTYLKRQLTDSVSEFTLSPPLNISAETFTLVADFCYGAHLVVTPFNFAALRTAAELLEMTDDNGDGEDNLVQFTDSYFRRVVAVNKEYASIVFRSSLSLLPESETAAFLMSKCVDVLNVTDDDGCDDGFDLFEDVILTVHPDDFHMVAEAMQRRFNSHDVVYKIVEQYIRGHNGKMTEDQKSQICSCIDCDKLSPTLLVEAVQNPIMPLRFLVRAMLVEQLNTRHRIISTATTTTTKPFSNNHRRRHSDTPPVTTLGALLQRDAALRQNSQLKASLDATTLRIQSLEEELSGMKKLLRDSHLDRDLAAGGGTRRITDHGQESARSASFHFGAENKVAKGDKPAASSASFRLFSGGEKARATSTSMSSSCKGSNSSSTPRSKKISERLMSGLKKAFWVRSSDIKETKNDVSSINTTNKVDLDMEDRDEDGWNKYSNEIALL, from the exons ATGAAAGCCTGGAAAAATTTAGGATCTGTTGATACAATTTATGAAGAAGAATATGAGttttcctcctcttcttcttcttcttctctttcaccTACTCTTTCTTCTCCTCCTACACCTCTACACTCCAGAGTCCGGAAATG GTCGCAGGCAGCTGGAAGAAAAACAGAAGTGGTGATAAGAGTTCGTGGAAAATGCTTTCTTCTTCACAAG GATCCACTGAGATCGAAAAGTACGTATTTAAAACGGCAACTAACGGATTCCGTTTCGGAATTCACTCTCTCTCCGCCGTTAAACATTTCCGCCGAAACGTTCACCCTGGTAGCGGACTTCTGTTACGGAGCCCATCTCGTGGTAACGCCGTTCAATTTCGCGGCTCTTAGAACTGCTGCTGAGCTATTAGAGATGACGGATGATAACGGTGACGGCGAAGATAACTTGGTGCAGTTTACGGACTCGTATTTTCGTCGAGTTGTCGCCGTTAATAAGGAGTACGCGTCGATAGTTTTCCGTTCATCCTTGTCTCTACTTCCCGAATCCGAAACGGCGGCGTTTCTCATGAGTAAGTGCGTTGATGTGTTAAACGTAACGGATGATGACGGGTGTGACGATGGTTTCGACTTGTTTGAAGACGTTATACTAACGGTTCACCCTGACGACTTTCATATGGTCGCAGAGGCCATGCAACGTCGTTTTAATAGCCACGATGTCGTTTATAAGATTGTGGAGCAATATATCCGG GGACATAATGGGAAGATGACTGAGGACCAAAAATCCCAGATATGCAGCTGCATAGACTGCGACAAACTCTCCCCTACTCTTCTCGTAGAGGCCGTCCAAAACCCCATAATGCCCCTCAGATTCTTGGTCCGAGCCATGTTAGTCGAGCAGCTCAACACACGCCATCGCATAATCTCCACCGCCACGACCACCACCACCAAACCCTTCTCCAACAACCACCGTCGCCGCCACAGTGACACTCCTCCGGTCACCACACTCGGCGCCCTCCTCCAGCGCGACGCGGCGCTACGCCAAAACTCGCAGCTCAAGGCCTCTCTGGACGCCACCACCTTGCGTATCCAATCCCTAGAGGAAGAGCTCAGCGGCATGAAGAAGCTCTTAAGGGATTCTCATCTTGATCGTGACTTGGCTGCCGGCGGCGGCACGAGAAGGATAACCGATCATGGTCAGGAGTCGGCTCGGTCGGCTAGCTTCCATTTTGGCGCCGAAAATAAGGTGGCTAAGGGCGATAAGCCGGCTGCTTCGTCGGCTAGTTTTCGATTATTTAGTGGTGGCGAGAAAGCTAGGGCTACGTCGACATCTATGTCAAGCTCTTGTAAAgggagtaatagtagtagtactccGAGGAGCAAAAAGATTAGTGAAAGGTTGATGAGTGGACTAAAGAAGGCTTTTTGGGTACGTTCAAGTGATATTAAGGAGACCAAGAATGATGTTTCGAGCATTAATACAACGAATAAGGTGGATTTAGACATGGAAGATCGAGATGAAGATGGATGGAATAAATATAGCAATGAGATCGCCTTATTGTGa